A genomic window from Oncorhynchus keta strain PuntledgeMale-10-30-2019 unplaced genomic scaffold, Oket_V2 Un_scaffold_14044_pilon_pilon, whole genome shotgun sequence includes:
- the LOC118382132 gene encoding early growth response protein 1-B-like, with product MLFTEEDIFMSEFEDACSAWVDSVSSGSDGTDSDVGSPAQQGCVLSPGTDGSDSDFFSDLNDCSSDSLSPPLAYTGSFYTEPLPGTVPPCSTEALLNMITEIVGICTVEDPANSETPSASLPVSATPCSASPPIYSPSMESVSSGYWSQDLTEIPSPSSGVDIQTPTAAPVVVKNEFNSNCDNDHFSHPGQDAFSPGSLEQLFPLSGQSLDHQVDVKELLDSLLLTDIKTECIVKQEPCYVGDWAQNYPVPVNGSYVNDSFLVKTEPLEFQTGASGPQQLDACSDLAAFTASLSSSSLDAILSSLLPSVFPRSRGVHATAGASKATARSSTGAVKVKPFPCPIIGCERRFSRSDELNRHVRIHTGHKPFQCAICLRSFSRSDHLTTHTRTHTGEKPFSCEVCGKRFARSDERKRHGRVHVKQQLKAHMMAAYHLAFPGGV from the exons ATGCTGTTCACAGAGGAAGACATCTTCATGTCAGAGTTCGAGGACGCGTGCAGCGCCTGGGTGGACAGTGTCAGCTCAGGCAGTGACGGTACAGACTCTGATGTCGGATCTCCAGCGCAACAAG gttgtgTGTTATCCCCGGGGACCGATGGGTCTGATTCAGATTTCTTTTCCGACCTGAATGACTGTTCCTCAGACAGCCTGTCGCCTCCTCTTGCCTACACCGGGAGCTTCTACACGGAGCCGTTACCGGGCACGGTGCCACCCTGCAGCACAgaagccctgctcaacatgatCACGGAGATAGTTGGGATCTGCACGGTGGAGGACCCGGCGAACAGCGAGACTCCGTCtgcctccctccccgtctctgcCACACCCTGCTCGGCCTCTCCCCCTATTTACTCTCCCTCCATGGAGTCTGTCTCCAGCGGATACTGGAGTCAGGATCTGACCGAGATTCCTTCTCCGTCCTCCGGGGTGGACATTCAGACTCCCACCGCTGCCCCTGTGGTGGTCAAGAACGAGTTCAACAGCAACTGCGACAACGACCACTTCTCCCACCCTGGTCAGGATGCCTTCTCCCCGGGCAGCTTGGAGCAACTGTTCCCGCTGTCTGGTCAGTCTCTGGATCACCAGGTAGATGTAAAGGAGCTTCTGGACTCTCTGCTGCTGACTGACATTAAGACAGAGTGTATCGTCAAACAGGAGCCGTGCTACGTGGGAGACTGGGCTCAGAATTACCCTGTACCTGTTAACGGGAGCTACGTCAACGATAGCTTTCTGGTCAAAACGGAGCCTCTGGAGTTCCAGACTGGGGCCTCAGGGCCGCAGCAGCTGGACGCATGCAGCGACCTGGCGGCCTTCaccgcctctctctcctcctcctccctggatgccatcctctcctccctgctgcccaGCGTGTTCCCGAGGAGCAGGGGCGTTCACGCCACCGCTGGAGCAAGTAAAGCGACGGCCCGCTCCAGCACCGGGGCCGTGAAGGTGAAGCCGTTCCCGTGTCCAATAATCGGCTGTGAGAGGCGTTTCTCACGCTCCGACGAGCTCAACCGCCACGTGCGCATCCACACGGGCCACAAGCCGTTCCAGTGCGCAATCTGCCTGCGCAGTTTCAGCAGGAGCGACCACCTGaccacgcacacgcgcacgcacaccgGAGAGAAACCTTTCTCTTGCGAGGTGTGCGGGAAGCGGTTCGCGCGCAGCGACGAGAGGAAGAGGCACGGACGCGTGCACGTGAAGCAGCAGCTGAAAGCTCATATGATGGCAGCCTATCATCTGGCTTTCCCCGGTGGAGTTTGA